The nucleotide window GACTATGAGACAATTAGGGCGCTTTTTTTTTGTGTCTAAGCGGCAGGAGCGCTTTTAATGTATCGGTGGGACTTCCAATAAAAGAATCCGACCACCGTAAAAGTCACTGCAGGGGAAAACCATTCGGGAATATGCAGTCCAAAAGCATGGCCAATCATCACGGCACCGAGCACCAAAACAGAGTACATGGCTCCATTTTTAATGTACAAATAGCGTTTGATGCGTTCCACATTGCCCACGGTGATTTGACGCACCACAATGGCTCCCAGCCCGTTTCCGAGCAAAATCAAGGGCACCGACAGCGTGAAGGCAAAAGCCCCTAAAACTCCATCAATAGAGAAGGTTGCATCAATCACCTCCAAATACATGATCTTGCTGAGGTCAGAAAGCCCGCCTTTATTGCTCAGCATTTGAGCCTCTGCCTTTTCGGCATTTTCTTTGAACCCATGCGTAATGAAGAACGCTGTAGACCCGATCACTGCTCCAAAAGCCATCAGCGGATTGACTTGTAAAGCGTACCAAACCAGCATACTGAGCAAAATCGAAACCACCGCATAAAACCAAACACCTTGAGCATAGAAGAATTGTTCCCCTTTAAGTCCATAATTTTTCTTTTCCAAAAAGAGCCAATGAAAAAACAAAAAGACCAAAAAAGTTCCTCCTCCTGCCATAAGGATGGGGGCGGAGCGCTCAATGGCGTCAATAACGGCAGGGTCGCTGCTGAAAGTCGCGGTCAAAGAGCCGCAGAAACCGAGTGAACGGACGGTGGCCCACACAATCACCCAAGGTAAAAGTCCGCGAACCATGAAAACGGCGATCAAAATGCCCCAAAACAAAAACCAACGCCTGCCTTTAGGAGACATGGTGTGAAGCACCTCGGCATTGATGATGGCATTGTCGATGCTGCTGATGGTCTCAAACAGGCAAAGCCCGGCGACGGTGAGAAAAATACTGAACCAATCCATGCGGGTATCCTAGCGAAAAGAAACGAGCAAGGAAAGTGCATTGGAGCGAGCCCCTAACCCTCTCTAAAAGAATGGATTTTTAAGGCGATTTATGCTAGAATGACAAGATTGAAAAGGCCCAAAATGCGTTCACAAGAACAAAAAGAAAAAATCAAAAAAGTATTGCTGCTTGCACCTCTCTTTGTTTTGTATTGCTTCGGAAGTGCCCTAACCGGCATCATCGGCAGAGTGCTTTTTGTGGAACATTTAGGCACCGAATATTTGCCTCACACCTACGTGATGGGGGCAATTTTAGGGTCCCTTTTAACTCTTTGGATTTCTGAAAAAATGAAGAAAATAAGCCTGGCAAAACTCCTGCTCAGGCTTTCCATTTTTGGAGCCGTGATGTTTTTTGGAAACTACCTGTGGATGAGCCATGAAAAGACCTGGTCTTACACTTTTTTCCTCGTGGTCAGCAATGCCTTCTACCTCATTTTAGCAGGAACCGCTTTGTGGCGCGTGGCAGGGACTTTGAACACTTTATTCGAGTCCAAAAGCACTTTTTTATATTACTCTTTGGCTGCCAGCGCTGGAGGGGTTTTAGCCGGATTCATTTCCAACACTTTCGAAGAAAAAGTCGGAGTGGCTCAACTCATTGTGTGGGTCTGCATAAGCCTTTTGATAGCAGCCTTCAATTTATTTTGGATTGAACACCGCTACAGCAAGCAATTTGAGCCCGATTCTGAAGTAAAACAAGTGTCAAAATGGGAGTCCATAAAAGATGAATTCAACGATTTCAAAAAAACACGTCTGGCCAAATTGCTCCTCTTGATTTTGACCATTTTCAACGTGGTTTGGTGGATCAGCGATTTTGAGTTTCAAAAAATAGTGGGAGAAACGCTTTCTGAAGCTGAGTACTCGCACTTTTTAGGACTCCTCAGCATGGTGAACAGCGTCACTCTTTTGGTGGCCCTCATCATTCAAGATAAAATTTTAAAAAAAGCGGGAGTGCTCAACACACTGCTCATGTCTCCAAGCCTGGTTTTACCAACATTCGTAGCGCTCTTTTTGTTGCCCATTCCCTCCATGGCCTTTTTGGCAGCAGGCATGACTTCTCTTGTAGGCTATTCTATTTTCACCAGTTCCAGCATCTCGGCTTACACCGCTTTACCTCATGCCATTCGCAGCAGAGTGGCCACTTTCATCAGCGGCAATTCCGATTCGCTCGCCATGCTCTTGGCCGGTACGGGGCTCGTTGTGCTCAATGAATGGGTGAGCAATGCTTGGATCATAGGCTTGGCTTGTGCGCTGCTGTTCATCAATGTGCTGCTCATTCTGCACACAAAAAAAATCTACCTTCAACAAGTGCTACTCAATTTGGGCAGCACCAACAAAATAGACGTGCATGGAGCCATTGAAAATTTGGCGGAAGAAACTTACAGAGAGGTGGGCGTGCAAGAAATGATGAAACTGATTTCATGGAGAAACTTAGACCCCGAAACGCTTAGAAAAATGGTTTTTGCCTTGGGCAAAATGGGCAATGTGAAAGTCATCCCCAGTCTTTTGGATTTATTTAAAAATCACGATGCCGGCATTCAATATTCCATTGTGGAGACCATTCATTCCTTTGAACATTTGAATAAGAAATTAAAACATTTGCCATTCACGCGTTTGAACCTCATTGAAACTTATGAAAAAATCTTTTTGGAAGAAGAAGACACCGAGCTCAAAATTCTTATTTTGGAACGCTTGGGTGACTTTGATGCCGACAATGTGATCACTTTTTTACGCAACGCTGTCAGCGACAAAAACGAAGCCGTCAGCACCAAAGCCTTGGCTGCAATGAGGTATTTTCATGACCGCGGCATCATTCCCTATGTGAGGCCTTATTTGGAAAATGAAAAACCAACCACTCAAGCGGCAGCCGTCATTTCTTTATGGCAATTCCCCGAGCTCAAACCTTTGCTCATGAAGTCCTTCATACAAATCATGGCAGGCACAAGTCGAGATCATATTTTAGCGTCTTTAAACATGATCGGGGCTTTGCAATTTGCTTGGGAAAAAAGCTATGCGCAAAAACAAATTTCAAATGAAGATTCCGAAATTCGGCAAGTCGCTATTTTGACGCTTTTGCAATTGGAAGACGAAGGCCCCATTCCCGTCTTGCTTGCGGCTCTCATTGAGAAAAAAACAGAAAGTTTATTCTATGCCAGAGCCTTGAAAAAAATCCCAATTCGCATGCGAAAAATCCTTTTCCGTGAAGTGGAAAAAGCAGGTGAAACGGCGGTGAAAAATTGCATCGATACGCTCAAAGCCACTTATTTGGATTTCACCAAAGAAATCGAAATTTTGAGCAATGCAAGCACTGGAGTGAATTTTTCACACACCTAGAGGCCTCTAGAGCTTTCAGCGTTTTGCCCACAAAAATCCCATGCGTTTATCGTATTTGGAAGGGATTTTTTTGACACCGAAACCTTGCCTCTCAAAAAGAGTTTGTAAACGCTTTACTTGCATGGAAGGGCCATACTCGTGATATTCCAAAAAAACCGTTTCAAGCTTATCAAAAAGTGCAACGGGGGCCGTTTCAAAAATCTGAAATTCAGCGCCTTCGATGTCCATTTTAAGCACCTCCACTTTTTTGAATTTATTCACAATTTTCTCCAGTGTTGTGGCACTCACTTTTTTTTGCCGACAAGTGCCCGGAGCCACCACTATGGAATGATTGTGAGAATCTTCACTCACATTTAAAAACAAAGTTCCTTCGTGCTCTGCCACGGCCGCATTTTTAGCCACTACCCCGTGGATTTTATTCATAGCCAGATGTTTTTTAAGGGCCGAAAAATTCGCTTCCTCCGGTTCGTAAGCCCACAATGGGACCTCAGCATTGAGAGCTCGCACATAAAGTGTGAAGTAGCCCTTGTGCGCACCAATATCCAGTACTACCGTTTTTGCTGTTTTGAGTGCCGGCTCAATCCAAGCGTATTCTCTCAGCGAAAAAACTTCGGCCAACACCGATTCATCCGCGTCAGATGAAACTTCCACCTGAAATTTCTGCTTCAAAAAAGAAATAGAGCGCATTTTAGGAAGAGAAAATCCATGCAAAAAGCTCCAATAGGACTAAGCAAGTGCCCGCAAAAAGAGCGAAAACCACGGCTATTGCCAAGCTGAGCAGGGGCATCAAAAGCAATCCCAAGCCAAAACTCAAATAAAAATAGGGATCTTTAAAAGGCAAAACTCGCTCCGCACGTTTTTGAAAAAGGACAAGGGCGAAAACACTCAATGCATAGACCAAAAACCACAAACACCACACCTTAAAAGAAGCCGGAAGGTAGGCTAAATACAAGGTTAAAACAGGGTGAGAAGTCAAAGTCCTCGCTTGGTCAAAGCCCAGCAGCCAACCCGTGTCTGAAACGAAACTGGGTAGCATTAGGAAAGCATCCGCCAAAACATGAGGAAGAAAATAAAGATTTCGATTGGAACGCATAAGACGCATAAAATATAATACAAACTGCGATAGTAAACACTCTACGCTTGCACCAAGCTAAAAGAAAGTATAACCTGAGCACAACCTTAAAACTGACTCTCATGAACGCCCTCAAAAAATTCTTCGCTAAAATCAAATTGTTCTTTGGAATAGGAACGGTAAAAGTGCTTTTAGAAGCTCCAGAAACCTTCTCCGCCGGAGACAAATCCATTGAAGGAACAGTGACAATCATCGGGAAAAGTGATCAAAAAATCACTAAAATCACAGTCAAAATGATTGAGGATTACGTTAAGAATGCAAAAAACGGTCAAGCACAAAAAAAGCGTTTCACTTTGGGCGAAATAAACGTAGGCAAAGCGTTTGAAATCAAACAAGGGGAAGAAAAGAAAATCGATTTCAAACTCCCTTTTGAAATGGTGAAGTCCACGAATGACCAATTGAAAGACAAGGGGGGAGCGCTGGGAGCTCTGGGCGGTTTAGGTTCAATGTTGGATCAAGAAAAATCCGAGTACAAGCTACAAGCCATTGCCGATGTAGAAGCGGCAAGCATAGATCCCATGGCAGAAGTCTGGATCCAAAAGAAATAGTTCACTTGAGTTTCTCAATCAAGTCATTAGCTCGAGCGCGCAGTTTCGGATTCGAATGAACAGCTTCACAAAGGAGACTGTTCATTAAAGTTTCCCGCAAACTGCCATTGAGGGTAAAAAAAGCAAGCTCCTTGGTGATCTCTTTAGGAATGGGGCCTCCTTGCCCTTCCAGTCTATCCAAAAGAGCTTCGTAATACTCCATATGGCCTTCCCCTAAATGCATAGCGGTGAGGAATTCCCCAGGATGAGTGGCTCTTTTCAGCATCAAAACCGCCGCTTCCAAAACAAGGTGGCCATTTTCTTTTGAACCAGGGTAATCCCT belongs to Candidatus Peregrinibacteria bacterium and includes:
- a CDS encoding sporulation protein translates to MNALKKFFAKIKLFFGIGTVKVLLEAPETFSAGDKSIEGTVTIIGKSDQKITKITVKMIEDYVKNAKNGQAQKKRFTLGEINVGKAFEIKQGEEKKIDFKLPFEMVKSTNDQLKDKGGALGALGGLGSMLDQEKSEYKLQAIADVEAASIDPMAEVWIQKK
- a CDS encoding FkbM family methyltransferase; the protein is MRSISFLKQKFQVEVSSDADESVLAEVFSLREYAWIEPALKTAKTVVLDIGAHKGYFTLYVRALNAEVPLWAYEPEEANFSALKKHLAMNKIHGVVAKNAAVAEHEGTLFLNVSEDSHNHSIVVAPGTCRQKKVSATTLEKIVNKFKKVEVLKMDIEGAEFQIFETAPVALFDKLETVFLEYHEYGPSMQVKRLQTLFERQGFGVKKIPSKYDKRMGFLWAKR
- a CDS encoding DUF475 domain-containing protein; the encoded protein is MDWFSIFLTVAGLCLFETISSIDNAIINAEVLHTMSPKGRRWFLFWGILIAVFMVRGLLPWVIVWATVRSLGFCGSLTATFSSDPAVIDAIERSAPILMAGGGTFLVFLFFHWLFLEKKNYGLKGEQFFYAQGVWFYAVVSILLSMLVWYALQVNPLMAFGAVIGSTAFFITHGFKENAEKAEAQMLSNKGGLSDLSKIMYLEVIDATFSIDGVLGAFAFTLSVPLILLGNGLGAIVVRQITVGNVERIKRYLYIKNGAMYSVLVLGAVMIGHAFGLHIPEWFSPAVTFTVVGFFYWKSHRYIKSAPAA